TTACTAAAAAAATAATAAAATTCGAAATACTAAAACAGATATCAATGGAAAATATTGATGTTGCTTCCCTTATTCCTTTTGTATTAGTAACTATCTATACACCCGGTCCCGGAAATATCGCGTGTACTTCTATGGGTGTTAGACATGGCATAAAAAAGTCAATTAACTTTATTTATGGTATTACTCTTGGATTCATATTGATATCATTACTTGGTGGACTATGCTCTAAATTATTATTGACAATTATACCTTCTTTGGAATCAATAATGAGGTGGATCGGTGCTGCTTATATTCTGTATTTAGCTTATAATATATTAAAAGCAGACTATTCCTTTGCTCAAAATAATAAGCAGATACAGATACAGCCATTTGGTTTTAAACATGGGATTCTTCTTCAATTCGTAAATCCAAAATGCATTA
The genomic region above belongs to Atribacterota bacterium and contains:
- a CDS encoding LysE family transporter, encoding MENIDVASLIPFVLVTIYTPGPGNIACTSMGVRHGIKKSINFIYGITLGFILISLLGGLCSKLLLTIIPSLESIMRWIGAAYILYLAYNILKADYSFAQNNKQIQIQPFGFKHGILLQFVNPKCI